Proteins found in one Synechococcus sp. LA31 genomic segment:
- a CDS encoding aromatic ring-hydroxylating dioxygenase subunit alpha, whose translation MATGLENFWYAVEHSQTLQTEPISLRLLNQRYVLFRDKSGTAHALIDSCAHRGASLGKGWVEGNCIRCPYHGWSYNSEGRCVRIPADAEGTTIPAKAQVGVLPTQERNGFIWIFPGESNQADPNLIPPFPEFDQPGWRTVQGEYRWDANFSRVVEAGLDTSHAPFVHRPFFPNRDDASVHPLEITTTDFSVSTHQQVKPPKRLGLLKYIIKKDRKHSSSTLTCYLPCINRIAIDFNWRGYQYIYFASNIPVSETETLTKWIGIRNFLPQAWADKNSIKNTVETYEEDKAIVETQPRTPSWVTQGADLLLASDQLILAYRKALAKICQQQESC comes from the coding sequence GTGGCGACTGGTCTGGAGAACTTCTGGTATGCGGTGGAACACAGCCAGACCCTGCAGACCGAACCCATCTCGCTGCGCCTGCTGAATCAGCGGTACGTGCTGTTCCGAGACAAATCGGGCACTGCTCATGCATTGATCGACAGCTGCGCCCACCGCGGCGCGAGCCTTGGTAAGGGTTGGGTGGAAGGGAATTGCATTCGCTGCCCGTACCACGGTTGGAGTTACAACAGCGAGGGGCGTTGTGTTCGCATCCCCGCCGACGCCGAAGGCACAACAATTCCGGCGAAGGCCCAGGTAGGGGTGCTGCCGACTCAAGAGCGAAACGGCTTCATCTGGATCTTTCCGGGGGAGAGCAACCAGGCTGATCCAAACCTGATTCCTCCATTCCCGGAATTCGATCAACCTGGCTGGCGCACAGTGCAGGGCGAGTACCGATGGGATGCGAATTTCAGCCGAGTGGTGGAAGCGGGCCTCGACACATCACACGCTCCCTTCGTTCACCGACCATTTTTTCCCAACAGGGATGATGCCAGCGTTCACCCATTAGAAATCACCACAACCGATTTCTCTGTCAGCACTCACCAGCAGGTGAAGCCCCCAAAACGCCTGGGATTACTCAAATACATCATCAAAAAGGATCGCAAGCACTCCAGCTCCACACTCACATGCTATTTGCCCTGCATCAACAGAATCGCCATTGATTTCAACTGGCGAGGATACCAATACATCTACTTTGCAAGCAATATCCCTGTATCGGAAACAGAAACACTAACCAAGTGGATCGGGATCCGCAATTTCCTGCCACAGGCCTGGGCCGACAAGAACTCGATCAAAAATACGGTTGAAACCTACGAAGAAGACAAAGCAATCGTTGAAACACAGCCGCGCACCCCTTCATGGGTCACACAGGGCGCGGATCTACTCCTGGCATCTGACCAGCTGATTCTTGCTTACCGCAAAGCCCTGGCCAAAATATGCCAGCAGCAGGAGAGTTGCTGA
- a CDS encoding RNA-binding protein: protein MSVRLYVGNLPQSFDAKELDALFTGVGEGIRFKAVQDRETGAGRGFGFANVDDEKVADAVIEQLNGHVFAGNALRIERSERRDERRGNDRRPGGAPGTPAVARKAVNKVVHSDSVEEGAPDPRWAGELAKLKNLLDNQKAAV from the coding sequence ATGAGCGTTCGTCTGTACGTCGGCAATCTGCCCCAAAGCTTTGATGCCAAGGAGCTCGACGCTCTCTTCACTGGCGTGGGTGAGGGCATCCGCTTCAAGGCGGTACAGGACAGAGAAACCGGCGCCGGTCGTGGCTTCGGCTTCGCCAACGTGGACGACGAGAAGGTGGCCGATGCCGTCATTGAGCAGCTCAACGGCCATGTGTTTGCAGGTAATGCCCTGCGCATCGAACGCTCCGAGCGTCGCGATGAGCGCCGAGGCAACGACCGTCGCCCCGGCGGGGCTCCCGGCACGCCCGCTGTGGCGCGCAAGGCTGTGAACAAGGTGGTGCACAGCGACAGCGTTGAAGAAGGTGCTCCCGACCCCCGCTGGGCGGGCGAACTGGCCAAGCTCAAGAACCTGCTCGACAACCAAAAAGCGGCTGTCTAA
- a CDS encoding CCA tRNA nucleotidyltransferase — MPGAAADGAIVNPAGLAELAWQRLQPETWPLPPEAFPAEATLVGGAVRDALLNRLGPQPDLDLVVTGDAVGLCKTLGRRHGGTAVVLDAERSIARLVISGWSIDLARLEGGSLEADLHRRDYTINAIALPLTKPKQLVDPLQGCRDLTAGLLVAVSEANLLDDPLRLLRGLRLSAELGFQLAAETRQWIAQHNSALASVAGERALAELEKLAAAPNGHQQLGEALELGLLSPWLARSQPADQVVLSRCTAQAAQALGLSASEASWALPLARLAAALDGEALQQLRSSRKLQQRVVALRHWQQQLGSFDPGGAAQDLPEPERLQLHRDLEADLPALLINWGDSTAKAWLLRWQDPEDRLFHPRPAIDGATLQRELEIKASPELGALLLHLMQQQAFGRLNSRSDALQFARNWLASTEEAGGRARRRD; from the coding sequence ATGCCCGGCGCCGCAGCGGATGGGGCCATTGTGAACCCTGCCGGGCTTGCTGAGCTGGCCTGGCAGCGCTTGCAGCCCGAAACGTGGCCACTGCCCCCTGAGGCCTTTCCAGCAGAGGCCACCCTGGTGGGGGGCGCAGTGCGCGACGCCCTGCTGAATCGCCTGGGACCACAACCCGATCTCGATCTGGTGGTGACCGGTGATGCGGTGGGGCTGTGCAAGACACTCGGCCGGCGCCACGGGGGCACGGCCGTGGTGCTGGATGCCGAGCGTTCGATCGCCCGCCTTGTGATCAGTGGCTGGAGCATTGATCTAGCTCGGCTGGAAGGCGGAAGCCTGGAGGCCGATCTGCATCGGCGCGACTACACGATCAATGCGATAGCGCTACCGCTGACCAAGCCGAAGCAGCTGGTGGACCCGTTGCAGGGATGTCGCGATCTAACAGCGGGCCTGCTGGTAGCCGTGTCCGAAGCCAACCTGCTCGATGACCCTTTGCGCCTCCTTCGTGGGTTGCGGTTGAGCGCTGAGCTTGGATTTCAGTTAGCCGCTGAAACAAGGCAGTGGATCGCGCAACACAACAGCGCCTTAGCCAGCGTGGCCGGGGAGCGAGCTCTAGCGGAACTCGAAAAGCTCGCCGCAGCCCCCAACGGGCATCAACAGCTGGGGGAAGCTCTGGAGCTCGGCCTGCTCAGCCCCTGGCTGGCCCGGAGCCAACCGGCGGATCAAGTGGTGTTGAGCCGGTGCACAGCCCAGGCGGCACAAGCGCTGGGGCTGAGTGCCAGCGAAGCCAGCTGGGCTCTGCCCTTGGCCAGGCTGGCTGCAGCGTTGGATGGGGAAGCGCTGCAGCAGCTGCGCAGCAGCCGCAAGCTGCAGCAGCGCGTGGTGGCCCTGCGCCATTGGCAGCAGCAGCTAGGCAGCTTCGATCCAGGCGGAGCCGCACAAGACCTGCCAGAGCCCGAGCGCCTGCAGCTGCACCGTGACCTGGAAGCAGATCTACCGGCATTGCTGATCAACTGGGGCGACAGCACAGCCAAGGCTTGGCTCCTGCGCTGGCAGGATCCAGAAGACCGCCTGTTTCACCCCAGGCCGGCCATCGATGGCGCCACCCTCCAGCGGGAGTTAGAGATCAAGGCGTCGCCAGAGCTGGGTGCGCTGTTGCTGCATCTAATGCAGCAACAAGCCTTCGGGCGCTTAAACAGCCGAAGCGATGCGCTGCAGTTCGCCAGAAATTGGCTGGCGTCAACTGAAGAAGCTGGCGGAAGGGCACGTCGCCGTGATTAA
- a CDS encoding Ycf34 family protein: MCICVDCRWVDQCQAYHAVERQHGVPHLNTHPTFSPDQPRIHVQVMDLPEGAVGVEWDVRGCGSFALEHGRWQRLRPEQVVPT; this comes from the coding sequence ATGTGCATCTGCGTGGATTGCCGTTGGGTTGACCAGTGCCAGGCCTACCACGCTGTGGAGCGCCAGCATGGGGTGCCGCATCTCAACACCCATCCCACGTTTTCGCCTGATCAGCCCCGGATCCACGTGCAGGTGATGGATTTGCCCGAGGGTGCCGTGGGGGTGGAGTGGGACGTGCGCGGCTGCGGCAGTTTTGCCCTCGAACACGGGCGCTGGCAACGGCTACGCCCCGAGCAGGTGGTACCGACATGA
- the tsaB gene encoding tRNA (adenosine(37)-N6)-threonylcarbamoyltransferase complex dimerization subunit type 1 TsaB, producing the protein MSSAPRLLALHSSSDTLAVAAQSLGSAATTPQVATFPLGRRLSNELLPCVESVLPAECWSQIGRLVVATGPGGFTGTRLTVVLARTLAQQLAVPLHGFSSFLLMARRLLHTDPLLAKRERVWLHQLLPRRGSVVGCYGRDPAVLGGVAELEQPRLYRPGEGWGGSDAQAAAVVEAETDALQLLELGQLAQAADLQGPWAPVLPLYPTSPVEGL; encoded by the coding sequence ATGAGCTCAGCTCCCCGACTGCTCGCGCTGCATAGCTCCAGCGACACCCTTGCGGTGGCAGCTCAGAGCCTGGGCTCTGCAGCGACGACCCCTCAGGTGGCGACATTCCCTTTGGGGCGCCGCCTCTCGAATGAACTGTTGCCTTGCGTGGAATCGGTTCTTCCAGCCGAGTGCTGGTCGCAGATCGGGCGCTTGGTGGTGGCCACGGGGCCGGGCGGGTTCACCGGCACTCGGCTCACGGTGGTGTTGGCGCGAACCCTGGCGCAGCAATTAGCAGTGCCGCTGCACGGCTTCAGCAGCTTTCTCTTGATGGCCCGGCGTTTGCTGCACACAGATCCCCTCCTCGCTAAGCGTGAGCGGGTGTGGCTGCACCAGCTGCTGCCACGGCGCGGCAGCGTGGTGGGGTGTTACGGCCGCGATCCGGCGGTGTTGGGCGGCGTGGCGGAACTTGAGCAGCCGCGTCTCTATCGCCCCGGCGAGGGCTGGGGTGGTTCCGATGCCCAAGCTGCGGCTGTGGTGGAAGCCGAAACCGATGCGCTGCAGCTGTTGGAGTTAGGGCAACTGGCGCAGGCGGCGGATCTCCAAGGCCCCTGGGCGCCGGTGCTCCCCCTGTATCCCACCAGTCCGGTGGAGGGCTTGTGA
- a CDS encoding YdcF family protein has product MILVLGGDVERERVAADLAARDGLPVLVSGGSNPEYAHWLFGRQGLDHGRVQLDYRATDTLTNFTSIVDELKRAKVRHVLLVTSSDHMQRAMLVGQLVAGSRGIGLTPVEVACGDRCTPEGWRKVWGDGARAALWVITGRDLKGWAATRFGALLEAAQGR; this is encoded by the coding sequence ATGATCCTGGTGTTGGGCGGTGATGTGGAGCGGGAGCGGGTAGCGGCTGATTTGGCCGCCCGAGATGGCCTACCGGTGCTGGTGAGCGGCGGCAGCAACCCCGAATATGCCCATTGGCTCTTCGGTCGCCAAGGCCTCGATCACGGCCGTGTGCAGCTCGACTATCGCGCCACCGACACGCTGACCAACTTCACCTCCATCGTGGATGAGCTCAAGCGCGCCAAGGTGCGCCATGTGCTGCTGGTGACCAGCAGTGATCACATGCAGCGGGCGATGCTGGTGGGCCAGCTCGTGGCGGGTAGCCGTGGCATCGGCCTCACGCCGGTGGAGGTGGCTTGCGGGGATCGCTGTACGCCGGAGGGTTGGCGCAAGGTGTGGGGGGATGGCGCTCGAGCAGCCCTGTGGGTGATCACTGGTCGTGATCTCAAGGGCTGGGCGGCAACGCGTTTCGGTGCGCTGCTGGAGGCAGCGCAGGGCCGCTGA
- a CDS encoding 1-acyl-sn-glycerol-3-phosphate acyltransferase, giving the protein MRAVKRVLRRRRKPAEPPALLRTPRPSLTYRLVSYLLVFPIYRLLFRGRTAGNANVPQEGALVVVANHGSHLDPPLLGHALGRPVAFMAKAELFKIPLLGPIIRACGAYPVARGASDREAIRTATDRLEQGWATGVFIDGTRQADGRVNDPQAGAALLAARAGVPLLPVAIINSHRALGTGSTQPRFVPVHIRIGTPIPPPPSRKRADLDAATAACQAQINALLDQGLISGPALPPAAHRNALPPSP; this is encoded by the coding sequence GTGCGGGCTGTCAAGCGAGTGCTGCGCCGCCGGCGCAAACCGGCAGAGCCTCCAGCGCTGCTGCGCACCCCCCGCCCGAGCCTGACCTACCGGCTGGTGAGCTATCTGCTGGTGTTCCCGATTTATCGGTTGCTGTTCCGCGGCCGCACCGCCGGTAACGCCAACGTGCCCCAGGAAGGTGCCCTGGTGGTGGTGGCTAACCACGGGTCCCACCTCGATCCGCCGCTACTGGGCCATGCCCTGGGCCGGCCAGTGGCCTTTATGGCCAAAGCCGAGCTGTTCAAAATCCCCCTCTTGGGCCCAATCATCCGAGCCTGTGGCGCCTATCCGGTGGCCCGCGGCGCCAGCGACCGCGAAGCGATCCGGACCGCCACCGACCGCCTCGAGCAAGGCTGGGCCACGGGGGTGTTCATCGATGGCACCCGCCAAGCCGATGGCCGGGTGAACGATCCTCAAGCCGGTGCCGCCCTGCTGGCCGCCCGCGCCGGTGTGCCGCTGCTACCGGTGGCGATCATCAACAGCCACCGCGCTTTGGGCACCGGCTCAACGCAGCCACGCTTCGTTCCCGTGCACATTCGCATCGGCACGCCGATCCCACCACCACCCTCACGCAAACGGGCCGACCTCGACGCCGCCACGGCCGCCTGCCAGGCCCAGATCAATGCGCTGCTGGATCAGGGGCTGATCAGCGGCCCTGCGCTGCCTCCAGCAGCGCACCGAAACGCGTTGCCGCCCAGCCCTTGA
- the fabD gene encoding ACP S-malonyltransferase, which translates to MGIAWVFPGQGSQKVGMATGVLELPGARERLTEASDLLGRDLAAICAGEASGDLSDLNDTRNTQPALFVIESLLVDGLKSQGRSADLVAGHSLGELAALYAAGVFNVETGLRLMKIRSELMAAAGGGAMTAVMGFDRGELDQLVSATEGVVIANDNSSAQVVISGTPEAVAAVSGQLKCKRAIPLAVSGAFHSPFMQQAADAFAAELDAVPFADAIIPVLSNTDPRPETSGAALKARLRSQMITGVRWRETMERFSADGINTSVEIGPGNVLSGLIKRSCEGITTAQISSAGDLGL; encoded by the coding sequence ATGGGTATTGCCTGGGTGTTCCCTGGACAGGGCTCACAGAAAGTGGGCATGGCCACCGGGGTACTGGAGCTGCCCGGGGCCCGCGAGCGATTGACCGAGGCTTCCGACCTGCTGGGCCGCGATCTGGCAGCCATCTGCGCCGGTGAAGCCTCTGGTGATCTGAGCGATCTCAACGACACCCGCAACACCCAGCCGGCCCTGTTCGTGATCGAGAGCCTGCTGGTGGATGGCCTCAAAAGCCAGGGCCGCAGCGCCGACCTAGTCGCTGGCCACAGCCTTGGGGAACTGGCGGCCCTTTACGCCGCGGGCGTGTTCAACGTGGAAACAGGCCTGCGGCTGATGAAGATCCGCAGTGAGCTGATGGCGGCCGCCGGCGGTGGGGCCATGACCGCCGTGATGGGGTTTGATCGCGGCGAACTCGACCAACTGGTGAGCGCCACCGAGGGTGTGGTGATTGCCAACGACAACAGCAGCGCTCAGGTGGTGATCTCCGGCACACCGGAGGCGGTAGCCGCCGTGAGCGGCCAGCTCAAGTGCAAACGGGCCATTCCCCTAGCGGTGAGCGGCGCGTTTCACTCCCCCTTCATGCAGCAGGCCGCCGATGCCTTCGCCGCCGAACTGGACGCCGTGCCTTTCGCTGATGCCATCATCCCGGTGCTCAGCAATACCGATCCCCGCCCGGAAACCAGTGGCGCCGCCCTCAAGGCCCGCCTGCGCAGCCAGATGATCACAGGCGTGCGCTGGCGAGAAACGATGGAGCGCTTCAGTGCTGATGGCATCAACACCAGCGTGGAGATCGGCCCGGGCAACGTGCTCAGCGGCCTGATCAAACGCAGCTGCGAAGGCATCACCACCGCTCAGATCAGCAGTGCAGGCGACCTGGGACTGTGA
- a CDS encoding beta-ketoacyl-ACP synthase III — MALVGCGSAVPAISVSNQQLSERVDTSDEWIRTRTGIGARRICSADEPLTALASRAAQAALEHAGWAAEDLDLILMATSSPDDLFGTAPRVQGAIGARHAVAFDLTAACSGFLFALITAGQYLRSGAMRRALVIGADQLSRWVDWDDRTTCVLFGDGAAAVAVEACPDAQNGLLGFRMHSDGSRNGCLTLAQTDTHTDVLGGVSAQVGGFAPLRMNGQEVYKFAVREVPAVLKELLESTGTPASDLNWLLLHQANQRILDAVADRFAIPHERVLSNLASYGNTSAATIPLMLDEAVKDGRVQPGDLIASSGFGAGLSWGGALLRWAGPQR; from the coding sequence ATGGCCTTGGTTGGCTGCGGCAGCGCCGTGCCCGCCATCAGCGTTAGCAACCAGCAGCTGAGCGAACGGGTCGATACCAGCGACGAGTGGATCCGCACGCGCACGGGCATTGGTGCTCGACGCATCTGCTCGGCCGATGAGCCACTCACCGCCCTGGCCAGCCGCGCCGCCCAGGCAGCACTCGAGCACGCCGGCTGGGCCGCGGAGGATCTCGATCTGATCTTGATGGCCACCTCCAGCCCCGATGATTTGTTCGGCACCGCGCCCCGGGTACAGGGGGCGATCGGGGCCCGCCACGCCGTTGCCTTCGATCTCACCGCCGCCTGCAGCGGCTTCCTGTTTGCCCTGATCACCGCTGGGCAATACCTGCGCAGCGGGGCAATGCGCCGGGCCCTGGTGATCGGTGCCGATCAACTGAGCCGCTGGGTTGACTGGGACGACCGCACCACCTGTGTGCTGTTCGGCGATGGGGCCGCCGCTGTGGCGGTGGAGGCCTGTCCAGACGCGCAGAACGGCCTACTGGGCTTTCGCATGCACTCCGATGGCAGCCGCAACGGCTGCCTCACCCTCGCCCAGACCGACACCCACACCGATGTACTCGGCGGCGTGAGCGCCCAGGTGGGTGGCTTTGCGCCGCTGCGCATGAACGGCCAGGAGGTGTACAAGTTCGCGGTGCGGGAAGTGCCGGCGGTGCTCAAAGAACTGCTGGAAAGCACCGGCACACCGGCCTCCGATCTGAACTGGCTGCTGCTGCATCAGGCCAACCAGCGCATCCTTGATGCTGTGGCCGATCGCTTCGCCATCCCCCACGAGCGGGTGCTCAGCAACCTGGCCAGCTACGGCAATACCTCCGCCGCCACCATTCCACTGATGCTGGATGAGGCCGTGAAAGACGGCCGCGTGCAGCCAGGTGATCTGATCGCCAGCAGTGGCTTCGGCGCGGGCCTCAGCTGGGGCGGTGCGCTGCTGCGCTGGGCCGGGCCGCAGCGCTGA